In Kiritimatiellaceae bacterium, the genomic window CCGCGAACACGCCGTATCTGTTTCTGGATGTGGATCGTGTCAAAGCGTCGCTGATGGGCGTAGATACCAGCGCCATTTTTGCGGCGCTTCAGGACAACCTCGGTTCGCGCTATGTCAACAACGTGAACTTTGATGGACAGGTGAATAACGTCAACGTACAGGCCGACTGGCCGTTCCGCAATCAGGTGGCCGACATTGAAAAGATTTACGTCAAAAACAACCGCGGCGACATGGTTCCGCTCGGCAGTGTGCTAACGTCCCGCGTCATTCTTTCTCCGCGAACGGTGGATCGTTACAACAAATTCACCTCCGCGGCCGTCACGGCCATCGCGCTGCCGTTTATCAGTAGCGGCGAAGCCATGAAGACCGTTTCCAAGCTGGCTGGCGAAACGCTGCCTGCCGGTTACACCTTCGACTGGTCCAGTCTGAGCTATCAGGAAGCCAGAGCGGCTGGCGGAAGTTCTCTGCTCATCGTCATGGCGCTGATCTTCGGCTATCTGTTTCTCGTCGCGCAGTATGAAAGCTGGATCATTCCTCTGCCGGTAATGCTTTCCACGGTGGTCGCGAGTCTGGGCGCGCTGGCCGGTCTGCTGTTCAGCCACATGCCGCTCAGTATCTACGCGCAGCTCGGATTGATTCTGCTCGTCGGACTCGCCAGCAAAAACGCCATTCTGATTGTCGAGTTTTCGCGAGCCCGCCGCGAAGAAGGTCTTACTATTCTTGAGGCGGCGGCTGACGGCATGAAGCAACGGTTCCGCGCCGTGCTGATGACCGCGTTTACTTTTATTCTCGGCGTACTGCCGATGATGCTGGCCACCGGCGCCGGTTCCGCCGCGCGCAAGTCGATCGGTACGACGGTCTTCTGGGGTATGACCATCGCGACGGTCTTTGGCATGTTTCTGATTCCCGCGCTCTACGTGCTTTTTCAAACCTTGCGTGAAAAGAGTCATACGATCCGTTCCGGCAGAAATAAACTGCACCTGCTGGTGATTCTGCTTATCCCGTTCCTGTTCGGCGGATGCAAAACCGTTGGGCCGGACTATAAAGAACCGGAACTTCCGCAGCTCGGCGGCCAGCTGTTCGAAGTTCCTTCGGCGTGGTGGATGACGCTGAACGATCCGGAATTGACAGCGCTCATTGACGAATCTCAGCGGAATAATAATGGCATCAAGTCGGCGGTTGCCGCCGTCCGTGCGGCTCGCGCTCAACTTGGAATTGCACAGGCTGTGTTCGGTCCGCAACTGAACGCAACCGGCAGTTACGCCCGGCGAAAGGCCGGTGAAGACGTATCCAGTGCTGGTGCCGGAGATCTTTACCGCGCCGGTTTTGACGCATCCTGGGAATACGACCTGTTCGGCGGAAACCGCCGTTCGGTCGAAGCCGCTGTCGCCGGACTTGAAGCGCAGGAAGCCGGTCAGGCCGATGTACAGGTTTCGCTGTCTGCCGAAACCGCGCAAAGTTATGTTCTGTTGCGCACTTACCAGCAGCGTCTGCAGGTCGCCCGCGAAAATCTTGAACTTCAGCAACAGACTTTTGATCTGCTGAAATCCCGCTTCGACAGCGGACTGGTTGACGAACTCTCGGTTCAGCAGTCCCGTTACACACTGGAAAGTACACGTTCCGTCATTCCGTCGCTGGAAACCGGCGTTGAAAAAAGTCTCAACGCACTGGCGGTTCTCACCGGCGTTCTGCCCGGCTCGCTGCACGAACGGCTGAGCGCGGTGCAAAACATTCCGGTTGCCTCGGCGCAAACCGTCACCGGTATTCCGGCGGATGTGTTGCGACGCCGCCCCGACGTGCGCCGGGCGGAACGTAAGCTGGCCGCCGAAACGGCGCGCATCGGTGTCGCCGAATCCGACCTTTACCCGAAGTTCACGCTGAACGGCTCGATCGGTATTGAAGCGTTGCACGCCTCGTCGCTGGTGAAGTCCGGCAGTGAATTTTACAGCATCGGCCCCGGCGTCCGCTGGGCGATTTTCAATATGGGTTCTGTGCGCAACCGCATCGAAGTGCAGAAAGCTTCGCAGGAGCAGGCCCTCGCCGCCTACGAACAAACCGTACTGGGTGCCGTTCAGGAAACCCGCGACGCGCTCAGTGCGTTTGAAAACGAGCAGTTACGCATCCAATCACTGGACGCCGCTGTTTCCGCCGCGCGGACGGCAGCGGAACTGGCCGACGACCGCTATAAAAACGGACTCGTTGATTTTGATGTGGTTCTCAACGGGCAGCGTGCGCGGCTCATTCTTGAAGATCAGCTGGTACAAAGCCGCAGTGCCATCACGCTGAACCTCATCCAGCTCTACAAAGCGCTCGGCGGCGGCTGGACTTCGCTGGATCGCTCGGATTTGCACGGACGCGAATAGAGATTTTTCATGAAGAGAGAAATATTGATAAAGCTCAGGAGTCTATAATGCTTCGTGCGTCGTCATATACCGCCTTGGATTTGCATAACAGGATTCAGCAGGCCGTTAAGAGCGGCTGTTCTAAAGTCAGTCTCGATCCGGGATGCTATGAAGTATCCGGAGAACTGCTGCCTGACAGCTTTTGCTGCCCATCCAACAACGACGAAGGCGTTAAGCGCATCCTCTTTGATCTCGTTGGCGTGAATAATCTGACGATCGACGGACAAGGTGCAACGCTGGTGTTTCACGGCGAAATGCTGCCTGTACGCATGGTTGAATGCCGCAACGTCAAGCTGCTCAACTTTTCTATCGACTGGAAGCGCCCTTTCTTTACGCAAGGGCTGGTGCTGAAATCGGGGGCTGATTTTGTTGAGGTGGAGGTCGATACAGAAAAATATCCGCTGACGGTGGAGGGTAACCGGCTCGTGCTGTGTGATGA contains:
- a CDS encoding efflux RND transporter permease subunit, with protein sequence MISRVFINRPRLAGVISIVLMLAGIISIFSLPVAQYPLVTPPQITVSASYPGASAEVLADTVAGPLEDAVNGVDDMIYMSSTSDSSGNYALTVSFAVGTDIDISLVKVQNRVAQATPLLPAEVVQKGVSVQNQSSDILGFLMVRSPDRSRDSLFLSDYAYKVIKPALERISGVSSASVRGSKYSMRVWLDSDRLAALGLSSSDVIAAIRSQNVQASIGAIGSVPGDGSEQMTYTLKTTGRLNTVEDFKKIIVRTGADGAVVFLGDVARIEKGADNYLFSARYNGEPSVAMMVSRTSDANALTTMNNLRKELASLQKQFPSGVECQFPYDATQFVRVCIEEIALTLLLTFLLVVGVCYIFLQDWRATLIPALTIPVSLCATFAVLTAFGYSINTLTLFGLVLAIGVVVDDAIVVVERVLHLMEHEHLDQRTATIKAMEQVSGPIIATTLVLLAIFVPIGFMGGIVGKIYQQFAVSISAAVLFSAINALTLSPALCASMLQVIKPKRHGPLRWFNAGLGQVRSGYVSASSLLSRHLILTVVVLAAVIGGAYMIGKFSPTSFLPDEDQGIIFGAVQLPEGATLARTDALLTQAVTPLRNEPGVAFVIQITGFSLMGGAGENVAFFVCGLKDWSERKTPELQSSAILKRLQGRLAQVSGAQINLFTPPAIRGLGASSGMDIRLQAVSDNDPQKLDAVLKGFLMKLNTTPGIMYAFSTYTANTPYLFLDVDRVKASLMGVDTSAIFAALQDNLGSRYVNNVNFDGQVNNVNVQADWPFRNQVADIEKIYVKNNRGDMVPLGSVLTSRVILSPRTVDRYNKFTSAAVTAIALPFISSGEAMKTVSKLAGETLPAGYTFDWSSLSYQEARAAGGSSLLIVMALIFGYLFLVAQYESWIIPLPVMLSTVVASLGALAGLLFSHMPLSIYAQLGLILLVGLASKNAILIVEFSRARREEGLTILEAAADGMKQRFRAVLMTAFTFILGVLPMMLATGAGSAARKSIGTTVFWGMTIATVFGMFLIPALYVLFQTLREKSHTIRSGRNKLHLLVILLIPFLFGGCKTVGPDYKEPELPQLGGQLFEVPSAWWMTLNDPELTALIDESQRNNNGIKSAVAAVRAARAQLGIAQAVFGPQLNATGSYARRKAGEDVSSAGAGDLYRAGFDASWEYDLFGGNRRSVEAAVAGLEAQEAGQADVQVSLSAETAQSYVLLRTYQQRLQVARENLELQQQTFDLLKSRFDSGLVDELSVQQSRYTLESTRSVIPSLETGVEKSLNALAVLTGVLPGSLHERLSAVQNIPVASAQTVTGIPADVLRRRPDVRRAERKLAAETARIGVAESDLYPKFTLNGSIGIEALHASSLVKSGSEFYSIGPGVRWAIFNMGSVRNRIEVQKASQEQALAAYEQTVLGAVQETRDALSAFENEQLRIQSLDAAVSAARTAAELADDRYKNGLVDFDVVLNGQRARLILEDQLVQSRSAITLNLIQLYKALGGGWTSLDRSDLHGRE